One genomic window of Thermoproteota archaeon includes the following:
- a CDS encoding ABC transporter ATP-binding protein: protein MIEVRGLTKAYGEKVAVQDLSFSVRRGEIFGLLGPNGAGKTTTIRIIACIIPPDSGKIEVNGHDAVEDPLSVKASVGLLPERISLYERLTVMENLLFFARLYGVEEPVLKIKELLNKLEIQDRSEEPVSKLSKGLKQRVSIVRALLHDPPVLLLDEPTSGLDPMSAGVMRSLIQDLSSQGRTILLSSHNLWEVQQLCHRVAMINTRLLALGSVDELSAKFLGPPKVRLLLEEARKEVLEAIQSVNGVITLERRDGEILIEVKDPERMVPAISEAVVKAGGRILEISVVRPELEDLFVRVVGDEVGQDSSSG, encoded by the coding sequence GTGATAGAGGTGCGCGGCCTCACCAAGGCCTACGGAGAGAAGGTTGCAGTCCAAGACCTGAGTTTCTCCGTGCGGAGAGGAGAGATATTCGGGCTTTTAGGGCCCAACGGAGCCGGAAAGACGACTACAATAAGGATAATCGCCTGCATTATCCCGCCGGACTCCGGGAAAATAGAGGTGAACGGCCACGACGCGGTTGAGGATCCATTATCAGTGAAGGCCAGCGTCGGCCTCTTACCCGAGAGGATCTCCCTTTACGAGAGGCTCACAGTCATGGAGAACCTCCTCTTCTTCGCTCGCCTGTACGGGGTCGAGGAACCGGTGCTCAAGATAAAGGAGCTCCTTAACAAGCTGGAGATCCAAGATAGATCTGAAGAACCAGTTTCCAAGCTCTCCAAGGGTTTGAAGCAGCGAGTCTCTATAGTCAGGGCTCTGCTACACGATCCTCCAGTCCTCCTGTTGGACGAGCCCACATCGGGCTTGGATCCCATGAGTGCCGGGGTGATGAGGTCCCTGATACAGGACCTCTCCTCTCAGGGCAGGACGATCCTGTTGAGCTCCCACAACCTCTGGGAAGTCCAGCAACTCTGTCACAGGGTTGCGATGATCAACACCAGACTCCTAGCACTGGGATCGGTGGATGAACTGTCCGCGAAGTTCTTAGGACCTCCGAAGGTCAGGTTGCTGCTAGAGGAGGCAAGGAAAGAGGTGCTGGAAGCCATTCAATCAGTTAACGGCGTCATTACCTTAGAGCGGAGGGATGGGGAGATCTTGATAGAGGTCAAGGATCCCGAGAGAATGGTTCCCGCGATCAGCGAGGCCGTCGTTAAGGCCGGAGGACGCATCCTCGAGATCAGCGTGGTGAGGCCCGAGCTGGAGGATCTCTTCGTGAGGGTGGTCGGAGATGAA
- a CDS encoding BlaI/MecI/CopY family transcriptional regulator gives MGREPLEPKVMEILFRKGEATVREILEEINRDKERKLSLTTVSTVVSRLYRKGLLLREGARGRGGTYYIYRPAVTHEEYERRMVREAVDRLSRILGKVALLRFVEESTSRLDEEELRELLRRIEGRVEK, from the coding sequence ATGGGCAGGGAACCCCTCGAACCTAAAGTGATGGAGATACTCTTCCGAAAGGGAGAGGCGACGGTACGGGAGATTCTCGAGGAGATAAACAGGGACAAGGAGAGAAAGCTCTCGCTCACTACCGTCAGCACCGTGGTATCTAGGTTGTACAGGAAGGGGCTCCTGCTCAGGGAGGGCGCGAGGGGAAGAGGCGGCACTTACTACATCTATAGGCCCGCGGTGACCCATGAGGAGTATGAGCGCAGGATGGTGAGAGAAGCTGTAGACAGGCTTTCTCGCATCTTGGGGAAGGTGGCACTACTCAGGTTCGTCGAGGAGAGCACCAGTCGGCTCGATGAGGAGGAGCTCAGGGAACTGTTGAGGAGGATCGAGGGGAGGGTGGAGAAGTGA
- a CDS encoding M48 family metalloprotease codes for MIVYILVTSGVLLLLSLELGSWILLLSSLAIASLPLMGILAGRMVLSTLRISWLPHDHELHRILEGIAPPRWRVRLGIRPGPPDAFAAQVGVRSGAIVLTHGMLDLLSEEELKAVLAHEMCHLVEHHSMIRIAALALSLTNIPVGTIMGAALSRRLEYRADEFSVFVTGRPHHLASALVKVAATKTGNPFLVARFTPSLRGILGLFSWSPSLKSRLRRIEHVARKQSATKKVPDSDLPDDLYSGVS; via the coding sequence GTGATTGTTTACATCCTTGTCACATCGGGAGTGCTGTTATTACTCTCTCTGGAACTCGGATCGTGGATCCTGCTTCTCTCCTCCCTAGCTATAGCTTCCCTACCACTGATGGGAATCTTGGCGGGTCGGATGGTACTCTCTACCTTGAGGATAAGTTGGTTACCCCATGATCACGAACTTCACCGGATTCTAGAGGGGATCGCCCCTCCAAGGTGGAGGGTGAGGCTGGGGATAAGGCCAGGTCCTCCAGATGCCTTTGCTGCTCAGGTAGGAGTCAGGAGCGGTGCCATCGTATTGACCCATGGCATGCTTGATCTGTTAAGCGAGGAAGAGTTAAAGGCTGTGCTGGCCCATGAGATGTGCCATCTGGTGGAACACCACTCGATGATAAGGATTGCAGCCCTAGCACTCAGCCTGACGAATATCCCCGTCGGGACCATAATGGGCGCCGCCCTGTCGAGGAGGCTCGAATACAGGGCCGACGAGTTCTCCGTATTTGTTACCGGAAGGCCCCACCACCTTGCGTCCGCTCTTGTGAAAGTGGCAGCCACTAAGACCGGAAATCCCTTCCTAGTAGCAAGATTCACCCCCTCGCTAAGGGGAATTCTCGGCTTGTTCTCTTGGAGTCCCTCCTTAAAGAGCCGATTGAGAAGGATCGAGCATGTGGCACGCAAACAATCCGCTACCAAGAAGGTACCAGACAGCGACCTTCCTGATGACCTCTATAGCGGAGTAAGTTAA